One window of Fusobacterium polymorphum genomic DNA carries:
- a CDS encoding ATP-binding protein, which yields MERFILNDLIKWKNSKYRKPLILKGVRQVGKTWILKEFGSRYYENIAYFNFDENPEYRQFFQTTKDINRILQNLILISGYKIVPEKTLIIFDEVQDAPEVINSLKYFYENTPEYHITCAGSLLGIALAKPSSFPVGKVDFLNIYPMSFSEFLLANGDENLKLFLDSLNNIENIPDAFFNPLYEKLKMYYVTGGMPEAVYIWTQERDIELVRKTLNNILEAYERDFAKHPNIYEFPKISMIWKSIPSQLSKENKKFIYKVVKEGARAREYEDALQWLVNANLVTKVFKCSAPRMPLSSYDDISAFKIYLVDVGLLTRLSQLSPNTFGEGNRLFTEFKGALTENYILQGLIPQFEVTPRYWAENNYEVDFIIQNENNIIPIEVKAETNIKSKCLQKFKEKFTNDIKLRVRFSFENLKLDDDLLNIPLFMVDYTEKIINIALNKMKEKNYG from the coding sequence ATGGAAAGATTTATCTTAAATGATTTAATTAAATGGAAAAATTCAAAATACAGGAAGCCTCTTATTTTAAAAGGAGTTAGACAGGTTGGAAAAACTTGGATTTTAAAAGAATTTGGAAGTAGATATTATGAGAATATTGCCTATTTTAACTTTGATGAAAACCCTGAGTATAGACAATTTTTTCAAACAACAAAAGATATAAATAGAATACTACAAAATTTAATATTAATTAGTGGCTATAAAATTGTACCTGAAAAAACATTAATTATATTTGATGAAGTTCAAGATGCACCAGAAGTCATAAACTCATTAAAATATTTTTATGAAAATACTCCTGAATATCATATTACTTGTGCAGGTTCACTATTAGGAATTGCATTAGCTAAACCAAGTTCATTCCCAGTTGGTAAGGTTGATTTTTTAAATATTTATCCCATGAGTTTTTCAGAATTTTTACTAGCTAATGGAGATGAAAATTTAAAATTATTTTTAGATAGTTTAAATAATATAGAAAATATTCCAGATGCTTTTTTCAACCCTTTATATGAAAAATTAAAAATGTACTATGTTACTGGTGGAATGCCAGAAGCTGTATATATATGGACACAAGAAAGGGATATAGAACTTGTTAGAAAAACTTTAAATAATATTTTAGAAGCTTATGAAAGAGATTTTGCAAAACATCCAAATATTTATGAATTTCCAAAAATATCTATGATATGGAAATCTATTCCTTCTCAATTAAGTAAAGAAAATAAAAAATTTATTTACAAAGTAGTAAAAGAAGGAGCAAGAGCAAGGGAGTATGAAGATGCTTTACAATGGCTAGTGAATGCAAATTTAGTTACAAAAGTTTTTAAATGCTCTGCACCAAGAATGCCTTTATCTTCTTATGATGATATATCTGCTTTTAAAATATATTTAGTTGATGTAGGTTTACTTACAAGATTATCACAACTATCTCCTAATACTTTTGGAGAAGGAAATAGATTATTTACTGAATTTAAAGGAGCTTTAACTGAAAATTATATATTACAAGGACTAATTCCACAATTTGAAGTTACTCCTCGTTACTGGGCTGAAAATAATTATGAAGTAGATTTTATAATTCAAAATGAAAATAATATTATTCCTATTGAAGTAAAAGCAGAAACTAATATAAAAAGTAAATGTTTACAAAAATTTAAAGAAAAGTTTACAAATGATATTAAATTAAGAGTTAGATTTTCATTTGAAAATTTAAAATTAGATGATGATTTATTAAATATTCCACTTTTTATGGTTGATTATACTGAAAAAATTATAAATATTGCATTGAATAAAATGAAGGAGAAAAATTATGGATAA
- a CDS encoding YaaW family protein, with amino-acid sequence MTKYVAIILYNKNIKNAMLTKGLSLLIGPIGMAVTGIWTITDIVSGPAMRVTVPACVIIAYLRKTIMLEKENKLFRKFLGYCIFYKFTIAYLIKYGGRYRNGRK; translated from the coding sequence ATGACAAAATATGTCGCTATTATTTTATATAATAAAAATATAAAAAATGCAATGCTAACAAAGGGATTATCATTACTTATAGGTCCAATAGGTATGGCTGTAACTGGTATTTGGACAATAACTGATATTGTTAGTGGACCTGCTATGAGAGTAACTGTTCCTGCATGTGTCATAATAGCTTATTTAAGAAAAACTATTATGTTAGAAAAAGAAAATAAATTATTCAGAAAATTTTTAGGCTATTGTATTTTTTATAAATTTACAATAGCCTATTTAATAAAGTATGGAGGTAGATATAGAAATGGCAGAAAATAA
- a CDS encoding AAA family ATPase, whose protein sequence is MKKIPIGVENFKEIINNNYYYVDKTKFIEEILNDGSKIKLFTRPRRFGKTLNMSTIKHFFDIKNNEENRKLFNNLDIEKSVYIKEQGQYPVIFVSMKGIKDITWEEAKSSLKILISKLYSEFKYLLDDLDEFDLPRFKKYLLADIDFANLKNALEFLTRVLYEKHKKEVILLIDEYDSPLISAYEHNYYDEAINFFKVFYGEALKTNDYLKMGIITGIIRVIKAGIFSDLNNLRVYSILDKQYSDFFGFTEKEVEKMLIDFNIEYNLPEVKSWYDGYKFGDTEVYNPWSILNFVQNRELEGYWIGTSGNFLIKEVLKDSNSEINISLEKLFNGEKIEEVITGNSDLSSLLSYHEIWELLLFSGYLTVDKKITKNAYSLRLPNKEVKEFFKDEFIDISFGASEFRKTMEALRNNKIEEFEKNLQNILLKSTSYMDGKNENFYHGLFLGMSFYLDNKYSVKSNREAGLGRYDVLIEPINKKERAFILEFKVTDSEKNLENFSKEALEEIINKKYNIELIKKGIKDITYIGIAFYKKQLRISYK, encoded by the coding sequence ATGAAAAAAATTCCAATAGGTGTAGAGAATTTTAAAGAGATAATTAATAATAATTATTACTATGTTGATAAAACAAAATTTATAGAAGAAATTTTAAATGATGGTTCAAAAATAAAATTATTTACTCGTCCAAGAAGATTTGGAAAAACACTTAATATGTCTACAATAAAACACTTTTTTGATATAAAAAATAATGAAGAAAATAGAAAATTATTTAATAATTTAGATATAGAAAAATCTGTATATATAAAAGAACAAGGGCAATATCCAGTTATATTTGTTTCTATGAAAGGAATAAAAGATATAACTTGGGAAGAAGCAAAATCATCTTTAAAAATATTAATCTCAAAATTATATTCAGAATTCAAATATCTTCTTGATGATTTAGATGAATTTGATTTACCTCGTTTTAAAAAATATTTATTAGCAGATATAGATTTTGCAAACTTAAAAAATGCCTTAGAATTTTTAACAAGAGTCTTATATGAAAAACATAAAAAGGAAGTAATACTTTTAATAGATGAATATGACAGTCCTTTAATTTCAGCCTATGAGCATAATTATTATGATGAAGCTATTAATTTTTTTAAAGTATTTTATGGAGAAGCTTTAAAAACAAATGATTATTTAAAGATGGGAATTATAACTGGAATTATCAGAGTTATCAAAGCTGGAATATTTTCTGATTTAAATAATTTAAGAGTATACTCTATATTGGATAAACAATATTCTGATTTTTTTGGATTTACAGAAAAAGAAGTTGAAAAAATGTTGATTGATTTTAATATAGAATATAATTTACCAGAAGTAAAATCTTGGTATGATGGATATAAGTTTGGAGATACAGAAGTATACAATCCTTGGAGCATACTTAATTTTGTTCAAAATAGAGAACTTGAAGGTTATTGGATAGGAACATCTGGAAATTTTTTAATAAAAGAAGTTCTAAAAGATAGTAATTCAGAAATTAATATTTCCTTAGAAAAATTATTTAATGGTGAAAAAATAGAAGAAGTGATTACAGGAAATTCTGATTTATCATCATTACTTAGTTATCATGAAATATGGGAATTACTTTTATTCAGTGGATATTTAACAGTTGATAAAAAAATTACTAAAAATGCATATTCTTTAAGATTACCTAATAAAGAAGTAAAAGAATTTTTTAAAGATGAGTTTATTGATATTAGCTTTGGTGCAAGTGAATTTAGAAAAACAATGGAAGCTTTAAGAAATAATAAAATAGAAGAATTTGAAAAAAATTTACAAAATATATTATTAAAGTCAACAAGTTATATGGATGGAAAAAATGAAAATTTTTATCATGGACTATTTTTAGGAATGTCATTCTATTTAGATAATAAATATTCAGTAAAATCAAATAGAGAAGCTGGTTTGGGAAGATATGATGTTTTAATAGAGCCTATTAATAAAAAAGAAAGAGCATTTATTTTAGAATTCAAGGTTACTGATTCTGAAAAAAATTTAGAAAATTTCTCTAAGGAAGCCTTAGAAGAAATAATTAATAAAAAATATAACATTGAATTAATAAAAAAAGGTATAAAAGATATAACCTATATAGGAATAGCTTTTTATAAAAAACAATTAAGAATCAGTTATAAGTAA
- a CDS encoding bifunctional glycosyltransferase family 2/GtrA family protein translates to MKKILILIPALNPPRQLIDYVKSLLDNGLKDILLVDDGSKEEFREIFDTVEKIPNGNIKVFRHAKNLGKGRALKNAFNYFLTLPNLAEYSGVVTADSDGQHRVEDVIKLAKEVEENPDKLILGCRDFDLEQVPPKSRFGNKITNGAFKLFYGKNISDTQTGLRGFPTAIIKDFLDIAGERFEYETKMLIYCFQKEIGIKEVVIETIYFNDNSETHFNPIVDSIKIYRVTLSPFLKYIASATSSFILDILSFKWILAILIAFGNIEGATVITVSTIIARIISSSFNFYLNKKFVFKYEQNTKKSLLKYYSLCIVQMLLSAVLVSIVWKYTKYTETGIKIVVDSVLFLLSYFVQQRWVFKRK, encoded by the coding sequence ATGAAAAAAATTTTAATATTAATACCAGCTTTAAATCCACCAAGACAATTAATAGATTATGTAAAATCATTATTAGATAATGGCTTAAAAGACATTCTTTTGGTTGATGATGGGAGCAAGGAAGAATTTAGAGAAATATTTGATACAGTAGAAAAAATTCCAAATGGAAATATAAAAGTATTTAGGCATGCAAAAAATTTAGGTAAGGGTAGAGCATTAAAGAATGCTTTTAACTATTTTCTGACTTTACCTAATTTAGCTGAATATAGTGGAGTTGTTACAGCCGATTCTGATGGGCAACACAGAGTTGAAGATGTAATAAAACTTGCAAAGGAAGTAGAAGAGAATCCAGATAAATTAATTTTAGGATGTAGAGATTTTGATTTAGAACAAGTTCCACCAAAAAGTAGGTTTGGTAATAAAATTACAAATGGAGCTTTTAAATTATTTTATGGTAAGAATATTTCAGATACTCAAACAGGTTTAAGAGGTTTTCCAACTGCAATAATAAAAGATTTTCTTGATATAGCAGGAGAAAGATTTGAATATGAAACAAAGATGTTAATTTATTGTTTTCAAAAGGAAATTGGGATAAAAGAGGTTGTTATTGAAACTATATATTTTAATGATAACTCAGAAACACATTTTAATCCAATAGTTGACTCTATAAAAATATACAGAGTTACTTTATCACCATTTTTAAAATATATTGCTTCAGCTACTTCATCATTTATTTTGGATATTTTATCTTTTAAATGGATACTAGCTATATTAATAGCTTTTGGAAATATAGAAGGAGCAACTGTTATAACTGTTTCAACAATAATAGCAAGAATAATATCTTCAAGTTTTAATTTCTATTTAAATAAAAAGTTTGTTTTCAAGTATGAACAGAATACAAAAAAATCTCTTTTAAAATATTATAGCTTATGTATAGTACAAATGTTATTATCTGCTGTTTTGGTTAGTATAGTTTGGAAATATACTAAATATACAGAAACAGGTATAAAAATAGTTGTAGATAGTGTTTTATTTTTATTAAGTTATTTTGTTCAACAAAGATGGGTATTTAAAAGGAAATAG
- a CDS encoding UvrD-helicase domain-containing protein: MSEIILSNEQISVARYSENGVIRINGGPGSGKTLVAVKRAIFLAKEYKYVEKNDKILFLFYNKSLKNTIQKLFNSDKNYEEVKDKIEIESIDSFFVKEYLNKLNEEFLTFLKSAKNNKDFKRSFEEDRKERIESILNLKKGEFKRFSSKDTEFVLSEIDWLRNCCYTKKEEYIETSRLGRGNQPKLSKTDKEEIYKILDLYRGSRERTLRYTDFYDIALLFLFYYEKEENRQKIKKYNHIIVDEAQDLSKIHFRFINLICEISKTSGNTMSLFMDKNQSIYSAQAWIYGSRTLKQVGINVNKSFILNRAYRNVKEIFDVAKKLVPEMKFDEDNSNNKNKNLTLTFSVDRGIKPFYIKYSAPEDRFENLCKNIKILVDEFNYKYDDISIIALKDKNMKEIEKYLKKYSIQYIRKNKSINSNAVNITTYYSSKGTENKVIFIPNIDELSPDDLVEFYPDKTSYEILDELRKLLYIGMTRATEVLVMSSLKEETEYLKELLNTFDFQEDFINIDSDINEFYNVFNSEINKNKNIEKNINKFTEIKELIQEEKIIDIAIKNELGNLKIIDNTDKNVKIEEQIEEIFPLAQKSTKIGLIKAEKLFLRADKEEEYLGTEAFEYLKSLECEIRTYYITIHEKYLKDNYSKNEKLSIILNELKDYTEFKTAVQNCIKHKVFEERNDLAHEYNEYNYDNLLKVRELVKEKLLPKFIKAFKKFNTNKEIEEFVIIGKLETEYNKIGIKRKKYYTYYITDGNNNEFPALSENKYEQNKTYKLSCNKLMLKGNEYYRIVSAT, from the coding sequence ATGAGTGAAATAATCTTATCCAATGAGCAAATATCAGTTGCTAGATATTCAGAAAATGGAGTTATTAGAATTAATGGTGGACCAGGAAGTGGAAAGACATTGGTTGCTGTGAAAAGGGCTATTTTTTTAGCAAAAGAATATAAATATGTAGAGAAAAATGATAAAATTCTATTTCTTTTTTATAACAAAAGTTTAAAAAATACCATACAAAAATTATTTAATTCAGATAAAAATTATGAAGAGGTAAAAGATAAAATTGAAATAGAAAGTATTGATAGCTTTTTTGTTAAAGAATATCTGAATAAACTTAATGAAGAATTTCTTACATTTTTAAAAAGTGCAAAAAATAATAAAGATTTTAAAAGGTCATTTGAGGAAGATAGAAAAGAGAGAATAGAAAGTATTTTAAATTTAAAAAAAGGTGAATTTAAAAGATTTTCTTCAAAAGATACAGAATTTGTTTTAAGTGAAATAGATTGGTTAAGAAATTGTTGTTACACTAAGAAAGAAGAATATATTGAAACTTCAAGGCTCGGTAGAGGTAATCAACCAAAATTAAGTAAGACAGATAAAGAAGAAATTTATAAGATACTAGATTTATATAGAGGTAGTAGAGAAAGAACATTAAGATATACAGATTTTTATGATATTGCTTTATTATTTTTATTTTACTATGAAAAAGAAGAAAATAGACAAAAAATAAAGAAATATAATCATATTATAGTTGATGAAGCTCAAGATTTATCTAAAATACATTTTAGATTTATTAATTTAATTTGTGAAATTTCAAAGACCTCTGGAAACACAATGTCATTATTTATGGATAAAAATCAAAGTATATATTCAGCACAGGCTTGGATATATGGAAGTAGAACACTAAAGCAAGTGGGAATTAATGTTAATAAGAGTTTTATACTTAATAGAGCATATAGAAATGTAAAAGAAATTTTTGATGTAGCTAAAAAATTAGTTCCTGAAATGAAGTTTGATGAGGATAATTCAAATAATAAAAATAAGAATCTAACTTTAACTTTTAGTGTAGATAGAGGTATAAAACCTTTTTATATAAAGTATTCCGCTCCTGAAGATAGATTTGAAAATTTATGTAAAAATATAAAAATTTTAGTAGATGAATTTAACTATAAATATGATGATATTTCAATTATTGCATTAAAAGATAAAAATATGAAAGAAATAGAAAAATATTTAAAAAAATATTCAATACAATATATTAGAAAGAATAAATCTATTAACTCAAATGCTGTAAATATTACAACTTATTATTCTTCAAAAGGTACAGAAAATAAGGTAATTTTTATTCCAAATATAGATGAATTAAGTCCTGATGATTTAGTAGAATTTTATCCTGATAAAACAAGTTATGAGATTTTAGATGAATTGAGAAAGTTATTATATATTGGAATGACAAGAGCAACAGAAGTACTAGTTATGTCTTCTTTAAAAGAAGAAACTGAGTATTTAAAAGAATTATTAAATACATTTGATTTTCAGGAAGATTTCATCAATATTGATTCTGATATTAATGAATTTTATAATGTTTTCAATTCAGAAATAAACAAAAATAAAAATATAGAGAAAAATATTAATAAATTTACAGAAATTAAAGAGCTTATACAAGAAGAAAAAATAATTGATATAGCTATCAAAAATGAATTAGGAAATTTAAAAATTATTGATAACACTGATAAAAATGTAAAAATTGAGGAACAGATAGAAGAGATATTTCCTTTGGCACAAAAATCTACAAAAATAGGTTTAATCAAGGCTGAGAAACTTTTTTTAAGAGCGGATAAAGAGGAAGAATATTTAGGAACTGAGGCTTTTGAATATTTAAAATCTCTTGAATGTGAAATAAGAACTTATTATATAACAATACATGAAAAATATTTAAAAGATAATTATAGTAAGAATGAGAAGCTTTCTATTATATTAAACGAATTAAAAGATTATACTGAATTTAAAACTGCCGTACAAAATTGTATAAAACATAAGGTGTTTGAAGAAAGAAATGATTTAGCACATGAATATAATGAATATAATTATGATAATTTACTTAAAGTCAGAGAATTGGTTAAAGAAAAATTACTACCTAAATTTATAAAAGCTTTTAAAAAGTTTAATACAAATAAAGAAATAGAAGAATTTGTCATTATTGGAAAGTTAGAAACTGAATATAATAAAATAGGTATAAAAAGAAAAAAATATTACACTTATTATATTACAGATGGGAATAACAATGAATTCCCTGCTCTATCTGAAAATAAATATGAGCAAAATAAAACTTATAAACTATCATGTAATAAATTAATGTTAAAGGGTAATGAGTATTATAGAATTGTTTCAGCAACATAA
- a CDS encoding Rrf2 family transcriptional regulator, producing the protein MKLKNEIEYVFRILNYLSLQDRNRIVTSAEIAENENIPHLFSIRVLKKMEKKGLLKIFKGANGGYKLNKEPKDITLRDAVETIEDEIIIKDRSCVVGQTSCSIIFKALEKVENNFLSNLEKVNFQELTCPTHVPLKIEDEIK; encoded by the coding sequence ATGAAATTAAAAAATGAAATTGAATATGTTTTTAGAATTTTAAATTATCTTTCTCTACAAGATAGAAATAGAATAGTTACATCAGCAGAAATTGCTGAAAATGAAAATATTCCTCATTTATTTAGTATTAGGGTATTAAAAAAGATGGAGAAAAAAGGACTTTTAAAAATATTTAAAGGTGCTAATGGTGGATATAAGCTAAATAAAGAACCAAAAGATATTACTTTAAGAGATGCTGTTGAAACTATTGAAGATGAAATTATAATAAAAGATAGATCTTGTGTAGTTGGACAAACAAGCTGTTCTATTATTTTTAAAGCATTAGAAAAAGTTGAAAATAACTTCTTAAGCAATTTAGAAAAAGTTAATTTCCAAGAATTAACTTGTCCTACTCATGTACCATTAAAAATTGAAGATGAAATTAAATAG
- a CDS encoding DUF1385 domain-containing protein — translation MSTNRPSIGGQAVIEGVMMRGTECLATAVRRPSGEIVYKKTKIIGKNSNFAKKPFVRGVLMLFESLVIGVKELTFSANQAGEDDEKLSDKEAVFTTIFSLALGIGIFIVLPSIVGSFFFPANRMYANLTEAILRLIIFIGYIWGISFSKEVGRVFEYHGAEHKSIYTYENGLELTPENAKKFTTLHPRCGTSFLFIVMFIAIIVFSVIDFMLPIPTNLFTKFLLKVVVRILLMPVIASLAYELQKYSSCHLNNPLIKLISLPGLALQKITTREPDLDELEVAIVAIKASLGQEVNNATEVFE, via the coding sequence ATGAGTACAAATAGACCTTCCATAGGAGGACAAGCTGTAATTGAAGGGGTAATGATGAGAGGAACAGAATGCCTTGCAACAGCTGTAAGAAGACCTTCAGGAGAAATTGTATATAAGAAAACAAAAATAATTGGTAAAAATAGTAATTTTGCCAAAAAACCTTTTGTAAGAGGAGTGTTGATGTTATTTGAATCTCTTGTGATTGGAGTTAAAGAACTTACTTTCTCTGCAAATCAAGCAGGAGAAGATGATGAAAAGTTAAGTGATAAAGAAGCTGTATTTACTACAATATTTTCACTTGCTTTGGGAATAGGAATATTTATAGTTTTACCATCAATAGTTGGAAGCTTTTTCTTTCCAGCAAATAGAATGTATGCCAATTTAACAGAAGCAATTTTAAGACTTATAATATTTATTGGATATATTTGGGGGATTTCTTTTTCTAAAGAAGTTGGTAGAGTTTTTGAATATCATGGTGCTGAACATAAATCTATATATACTTATGAAAATGGACTTGAATTGACACCAGAAAATGCTAAAAAATTTACAACATTACACCCAAGATGTGGAACAAGTTTCTTATTCATAGTAATGTTTATAGCAATCATAGTATTTTCTGTAATAGATTTTATGTTACCTATACCTACAAATTTATTTACTAAATTTTTATTAAAGGTTGTAGTTAGAATTTTACTTATGCCTGTAATAGCAAGTTTGGCTTATGAATTACAAAAATATAGTAGTTGTCATTTGAATAATCCATTGATAAAGTTAATTTCTCTTCCAGGACTTGCTTTACAAAAAATTACAACAAGAGAGCCTGATTTAGATGAATTAGAAGTTGCAATAGTTGCAATTAAGGCTTCTCTTGGACAAGAAGTTAATAACGCAACAGAAGTTTTTGAATAA
- a CDS encoding PP2C family protein-serine/threonine phosphatase, translated as MITAFYMILAFLIYIFFTYIYIKRLINQYINEELKIISGLKNKKQLDKLPDNIKTEYTETLEKIIKQENELNSSIDEIKEYRKELDVTYSTLVSKSTQLEYTNSLLEKRVRNLSNLNHISRVALSMFNIDKIVDTLADAYFVLTATTRISIYLWEGEKLVNKKIKGSIDFTESFSYPMYLLEKFTNEDYSKIYSDLSRKITILNDEKVIITPLKVKERQLGVILLVQNKDQLLEINNEMISALGIQASIAIDNAMNYAELLEKERISQELELASSIQKQILPKGFERIKGLDIATHFSPAKEVGGDYYDLSLKNNNLSVTIADVSGKGVPAAFLMALSRSMLKTINYVSNYTPAEELDLFNKIVYPDITEDMFITVMNAEYNLDTSLFTYSSAGHNPLVIYKKENDTIDLYGTKGVAIGFIENYNYKENSFELKNGDIIVFYTDGIIECENKNRKLFGTQRLLDIVYKNKNLSAKELKGKILEAIKNFREDYEQTDDITFVILKSVK; from the coding sequence ATGATAACAGCATTTTATATGATACTAGCATTTTTGATTTACATATTTTTTACTTACATATATATCAAAAGACTTATAAACCAGTATATTAATGAAGAATTAAAGATTATTTCTGGATTAAAAAATAAGAAACAATTAGATAAACTTCCTGATAATATAAAAACTGAGTACACAGAAACATTGGAAAAAATTATTAAACAAGAAAATGAATTAAATAGTTCAATAGATGAAATTAAAGAATATAGAAAAGAATTAGATGTTACATACAGTACCTTAGTTTCAAAATCTACTCAACTTGAATATACAAATAGTTTATTGGAAAAAAGGGTAAGAAATTTATCTAATCTAAATCATATCTCAAGAGTTGCATTATCAATGTTTAATATTGATAAAATAGTTGATACCTTAGCTGATGCTTATTTTGTTTTAACAGCAACAACAAGAATCTCTATCTATCTTTGGGAAGGTGAAAAACTTGTTAATAAAAAAATAAAAGGAAGTATTGATTTTACTGAGTCTTTCTCTTATCCAATGTATCTTTTAGAAAAATTTACTAACGAAGATTACAGTAAAATTTATTCTGATTTATCAAGAAAAATAACTATTTTAAATGATGAAAAAGTTATTATTACCCCATTAAAAGTTAAAGAAAGACAATTAGGTGTGATACTTTTAGTACAAAATAAAGATCAATTATTAGAAATAAATAATGAAATGATTTCAGCACTTGGAATACAAGCTTCTATTGCTATTGATAATGCAATGAATTATGCTGAACTTTTAGAAAAAGAAAGAATTTCCCAAGAGCTAGAACTAGCTTCATCTATTCAAAAGCAAATATTACCAAAAGGTTTTGAAAGAATAAAGGGACTGGATATTGCTACACACTTTTCTCCTGCAAAAGAAGTTGGAGGAGATTATTATGATTTATCCTTAAAAAATAATAATTTGTCTGTAACAATAGCTGATGTAAGTGGTAAAGGTGTGCCTGCTGCTTTTCTTATGGCATTATCAAGATCAATGTTGAAAACTATTAATTATGTATCTAACTATACTCCTGCTGAGGAACTAGATTTATTCAATAAAATAGTATATCCTGATATAACAGAAGATATGTTTATAACTGTGATGAATGCAGAATATAATCTAGATACTTCTTTATTTACTTATTCAAGTGCAGGACATAATCCTTTAGTAATCTATAAAAAAGAAAACGATACAATAGATCTTTATGGAACAAAAGGGGTTGCTATTGGTTTTATTGAAAACTATAATTATAAAGAAAACTCTTTTGAGTTAAAAAATGGAGATATAATTGTTTTTTATACTGATGGAATTATAGAATGTGAAAATAAAAATAGAAAATTATTTGGAACACAAAGACTTTTAGATATTGTATATAAAAATAAAAATTTATCTGCAAAAGAGTTAAAAGGAAAGATACTAGAAGCTATTAAAAATTTTAGAGAAGATTATGAACAAACTGATGATATAACTTTTGTTATATTAAAATCAGTCAAATAG